In Bacillus kexueae, a genomic segment contains:
- a CDS encoding DUF6612 family protein, giving the protein MMVKKLLMAGTISAALFLGGCGSSEQTNQESTSENKQAETMTAEQVLIKSSEVSAEVKNFEMIANTDMVMEIDGESIDANTEIASQINLDPIFAYQKMNMESQQEGESIEMEMYMTMDELYFYTPEEDMWIKMSNDENEMLELAEIQREADFSQQLEQMKPFADSFQVTDKGDVYELTFAGEGEELQSFIQDVALQNIDAEQAEMIQQTLEQVNYDSIEYSYTINKNTFYPETLIMDMTMTVEEDGSTMKMSLKMNASFAKFNELGDLSIPEEVQNNATEMNLDDF; this is encoded by the coding sequence ATGATGGTTAAAAAGCTATTAATGGCAGGAACAATTTCAGCTGCCCTATTTTTAGGTGGGTGTGGGTCTTCTGAACAAACAAATCAAGAATCCACTTCTGAAAATAAGCAAGCAGAAACAATGACAGCTGAACAAGTATTAATAAAGTCAAGCGAAGTTTCAGCTGAAGTAAAAAACTTTGAAATGATTGCAAATACCGATATGGTCATGGAGATTGACGGAGAATCCATTGATGCCAACACGGAAATTGCTTCTCAAATCAACCTTGACCCGATTTTTGCTTACCAAAAAATGAATATGGAATCTCAACAAGAAGGCGAATCGATTGAAATGGAAATGTATATGACAATGGATGAGCTATACTTTTACACACCTGAAGAAGATATGTGGATTAAAATGTCCAATGATGAGAACGAAATGCTAGAATTAGCTGAGATTCAACGAGAAGCTGATTTCAGCCAACAGCTCGAACAGATGAAGCCGTTTGCTGACAGCTTTCAAGTAACAGATAAAGGTGACGTGTATGAGCTTACTTTCGCTGGTGAGGGAGAAGAGCTTCAATCCTTTATACAAGATGTAGCACTTCAAAACATTGACGCTGAACAGGCAGAAATGATTCAACAAACATTAGAGCAGGTTAATTATGATAGTATTGAATACAGCTATACGATTAACAAAAACACCTTCTATCCTGAAACATTGATCATGGATATGACAATGACTGTGGAAGAAGATGGTTCTACAATGAAAATGTCTTTAAAAATGAATGCTAGTTTTGCGAAATTTAATGAGCTTGGTGACCTCTCCATTCCGGAAGAAGTTCAAAACAACGCAACAGAAATGAATCTTGATGATTTTTAA
- a CDS encoding GNAT family N-acetyltransferase translates to MKIAAHLNWIYSRPQVIHTLTHLSFHQNLNRFREPDKQQKAMLKAMISDETTYMALAVHTNKIVGYAIVLPPEKDERWRKLSYLRMLGVIEVAPDYRGHKIGQTLLHNLFKHEELENIIVVSLEYCWHWDLSMTNGDPFLYMHMLKHVLQSSGFEEYETNEPDIACYDVNFLMAKVGSRITKEQLNTFKNLAKLY, encoded by the coding sequence ATGAAGATTGCAGCTCATCTAAACTGGATTTACAGCCGGCCACAAGTCATTCACACATTAACACACCTTTCCTTTCATCAGAACTTAAACCGTTTTCGTGAACCAGACAAACAACAAAAAGCAATGCTTAAAGCTATGATTTCCGATGAAACGACCTATATGGCGTTAGCCGTACACACCAACAAAATTGTCGGTTATGCGATTGTTTTGCCACCCGAAAAAGATGAACGTTGGCGTAAACTTTCCTATCTTAGGATGCTTGGAGTCATTGAAGTAGCTCCTGATTACAGAGGCCACAAAATTGGGCAAACGTTGTTACACAATTTGTTTAAACATGAAGAACTAGAAAATATAATTGTCGTCTCCCTCGAGTATTGTTGGCATTGGGACCTTTCGATGACAAACGGAGACCCTTTTCTATATATGCACATGCTGAAACATGTTTTACAATCAAGTGGATTTGAAGAGTATGAAACGAACGAGCCTGACATTGCCTGTTATGATGTGAACTTTCTTATGGCTAAAGTCGGTTCAAGAATCACTAAAGAGCAACTGAACACTTTTAAAAATCTGGCGAAACTGTATTAA
- a CDS encoding ABC transporter permease has protein sequence MFNLIQNELMKIFKRIGTYVMIGLSVLIVIAAGIFIHYMEEKIEHPDNWKVELQTENNGLKAQLEEMGEGAPLYLEKQLAINEYQIEHNLSPYSESSLWDFVEISSSFMDLAGMFVIIIAGGIVANEFNWGTMKLLLIRPVSRSKLLLSKYMTVVIFSLIMTIMLFCTAVIVGAVLFGLPSEPMPKLLYLDGQVTEMNMGLYMMMSYALSLVHVLMLGTMAFMLSSVFRNSSTAIGFSIFLMFTGYQLTYFVSMKFEWAKYLLFANTVLVEYIDGEPLVPGMTMTFSLTMLIFYFILFQFLAFFVFNRRDVAI, from the coding sequence ATGTTTAATCTCATTCAAAATGAGCTTATGAAAATATTCAAGCGAATAGGAACGTATGTCATGATTGGGCTGTCGGTTTTAATTGTCATTGCAGCAGGTATTTTTATTCACTATATGGAGGAAAAAATTGAACATCCGGATAATTGGAAAGTAGAACTACAAACTGAGAATAACGGATTAAAGGCTCAACTAGAAGAAATGGGGGAGGGTGCTCCTTTATATTTAGAAAAGCAATTAGCTATAAACGAATACCAAATTGAGCATAACTTATCTCCTTATTCAGAGAGTTCGTTATGGGATTTTGTTGAAATCAGCTCTTCATTCATGGATTTGGCCGGAATGTTCGTCATTATCATTGCTGGAGGTATAGTGGCGAATGAATTTAATTGGGGGACGATGAAATTATTGCTAATTCGACCGGTAAGTCGATCGAAACTTCTCCTCTCGAAATATATGACGGTTGTGATTTTTTCATTAATTATGACCATCATGCTGTTTTGTACAGCTGTGATTGTCGGTGCTGTATTGTTTGGCCTACCTAGTGAACCGATGCCGAAATTATTATATCTAGATGGACAAGTTACGGAAATGAATATGGGGCTCTACATGATGATGTCGTATGCATTAAGTTTAGTACATGTACTGATGCTTGGGACTATGGCTTTCATGCTTTCGAGCGTCTTTCGAAATAGTTCCACTGCCATTGGGTTTTCAATCTTTCTCATGTTTACCGGTTATCAATTGACGTACTTTGTGTCAATGAAATTTGAGTGGGCGAAATATCTACTTTTTGCAAATACGGTTTTAGTTGAATACATTGACGGTGAGCCATTGGTACCGGGCATGACGATGACTTTCTCGTTAACGATGTTAATTTTTTATTTTATCTTGTTTCAATTTCTTGCTTTCTTCGTTTTCAATCGTCGGGATGTTGCCATATAG
- a CDS encoding ABC transporter ATP-binding protein, producing MKPIVQLDNVTKVIRGKKIIDSMSFDIYKGEVFGLLGPNGAGKTTTIRMMVGLMKLSDGDIFIGGKSIRTQFEQAVQHVGAIIENPEMYAFLSGYDNLRHFAKMSKGVTKQEIDEIVELVGLKERIHDKVKSYSLGMRQRLGLAQCLLHKPNVLILDEPTNGLDPAGIREMRDHLRNLAKEKNMAILVSSHLLSEMEMMCDRIGIIQKGKLIEVQRVSDFVQGADKEFLFEVSEVARANEIIRMEYRCEVVGANLTVTTSKEEIPNLISMLVHHGVKIFGVREVTKSLEDRFLEVTGETEAKLHV from the coding sequence ATGAAACCGATTGTACAATTAGATAACGTAACGAAAGTCATTCGAGGAAAGAAAATCATCGATTCGATGTCCTTCGATATTTATAAAGGAGAAGTGTTTGGACTACTAGGTCCGAATGGTGCTGGGAAAACTACTACAATCCGTATGATGGTCGGTTTAATGAAATTATCGGACGGAGATATTTTCATCGGTGGAAAAAGTATTCGTACTCAATTCGAACAGGCTGTCCAGCATGTCGGAGCCATAATTGAGAATCCAGAAATGTACGCTTTTTTAAGTGGGTATGATAACTTGCGGCATTTCGCAAAAATGTCAAAAGGGGTAACGAAGCAAGAGATTGATGAAATAGTGGAACTTGTTGGATTAAAAGAGCGTATCCACGATAAAGTGAAATCGTATTCCTTAGGGATGAGGCAGCGCCTTGGGCTAGCTCAATGTTTGCTGCACAAGCCAAACGTACTCATTTTAGATGAGCCAACGAATGGATTGGACCCTGCAGGCATACGTGAAATGAGAGATCATCTACGGAACTTAGCGAAGGAAAAGAATATGGCCATCTTAGTATCAAGCCATTTGTTATCTGAAATGGAAATGATGTGTGACAGGATTGGTATTATCCAAAAAGGGAAGCTTATTGAAGTTCAGCGTGTATCCGATTTTGTTCAAGGAGCGGATAAAGAATTCTTATTTGAAGTATCAGAAGTGGCGCGAGCTAATGAGATTATTCGGATGGAATACAGATGCGAAGTAGTGGGAGCCAATCTAACAGTAACTACATCTAAAGAAGAGATTCCTAATCTGATAAGTATGCTTGTTCATCACGGAGTAAAAATTTTCGGGGTTCGAGAAGTAACGAAATCCTTAGAAGATCGCTTCTTAGAGGTGACAGGTGAAACGGAGGCGAAATTACATGTTTAA
- a CDS encoding ATP-binding cassette domain-containing protein, with protein sequence MITLQNVSRKFGRNDALCDVSFSLEKGKIYGIVGPNGSGKSTTLKLIAGLLFPSKGEVMVNGQKVNRKIAKHVAYLSDLDTFYRGFTVQDMIDFHVSQFDDFDHEKVDKLLSFLKLDRYKKLHQLSKGNRARVKLLLVLSRNAPVVLLDEPFSGLDPMVRDTIVEGLLRFIDYENQTVVITTHEVGEMEMLLDEVLLINEGKILSRQSVEVIREREGMSVKEWMKTLCGSEGRE encoded by the coding sequence ATGATTACACTACAGAATGTGTCGCGAAAGTTTGGGCGGAATGATGCGCTCTGTGATGTTTCGTTTTCTTTAGAAAAGGGGAAAATTTACGGCATCGTAGGACCAAATGGAAGTGGGAAATCTACGACATTAAAGTTAATAGCGGGGTTACTTTTCCCTTCAAAGGGAGAGGTGATGGTTAATGGCCAAAAAGTCAATCGGAAAATAGCCAAACATGTTGCCTACTTGTCCGATTTAGATACGTTCTATCGAGGATTTACCGTACAAGATATGATCGACTTTCATGTTTCTCAATTTGATGATTTCGACCACGAAAAGGTTGATAAGTTATTATCTTTTTTGAAATTAGACAGGTATAAGAAATTACACCAATTATCTAAGGGCAATCGGGCAAGGGTGAAGCTCTTATTAGTCTTGTCACGTAACGCTCCGGTTGTGCTACTAGATGAACCGTTTTCTGGGTTAGATCCAATGGTTCGCGACACAATTGTGGAAGGGCTTCTAAGGTTTATCGACTACGAAAATCAAACGGTTGTCATTACGACGCATGAAGTGGGAGAAATGGAAATGTTGTTAGATGAAGTCCTTTTAATAAATGAAGGGAAAATCCTTTCGAGACAATCGGTAGAAGTCATTCGGGAGAGAGAAGGAATGTCTGTGAAGGAATGGATGAAAACATTATGTGGAAGCGAGGGAAGGGAATGA
- a CDS encoding GntR family transcriptional regulator: protein MGEKFHSSKPIYLQIIDKIHYQIVRGELRKGEKLPSVREMAIQMGVNPNTIQRTYTELERMNVVETRRGQGTFVTENQMVIADLTSQLQHSMIEQFVWNMKELGLQAHEIKIALGTYLEEEKK from the coding sequence ATGGGAGAGAAGTTTCATTCGTCAAAGCCGATATACCTACAGATTATTGATAAAATTCATTACCAAATTGTGCGCGGAGAGTTGAGGAAAGGAGAGAAACTTCCTTCTGTCCGTGAAATGGCGATTCAAATGGGGGTCAATCCGAATACGATTCAACGAACTTATACGGAATTGGAGAGGATGAATGTGGTGGAAACGAGAAGGGGGCAGGGAACGTTTGTAACGGAAAATCAGATGGTGATTGCGGATTTAACGAGTCAGTTGCAGCATTCAATGATTGAGCAGTTTGTATGGAATATGAAAGAGCTTGGATTACAAGCCCACGAGATTAAGATTGCATTGGGGACATATTTAGAGGAGGAGAAGAAATGA
- a CDS encoding (deoxy)nucleoside triphosphate pyrophosphohydrolase: protein MKKTIQVVAAVIFNHKNEVLCALRSSKMSLPNLWEFPGGKIEQGENPKEALVREIREELGCTVKVYEKIKEVHHEYENFIVNLLTYKTTIIQDTPIAKEHAELKWVPTHKLNTLKWAPADVGTVETLINKTIRLNQEK from the coding sequence ATGAAAAAAACGATACAAGTCGTTGCTGCGGTCATCTTTAATCATAAAAATGAAGTTCTTTGTGCTCTACGTTCCTCAAAGATGTCATTGCCAAACCTATGGGAATTTCCAGGTGGAAAGATTGAACAAGGAGAAAATCCAAAAGAAGCACTAGTTCGTGAAATTAGAGAAGAACTGGGGTGTACCGTCAAAGTATACGAAAAGATTAAAGAAGTTCACCACGAATACGAGAATTTTATTGTGAACTTACTTACATACAAAACGACAATTATACAAGATACTCCAATCGCAAAAGAGCACGCTGAGTTAAAATGGGTGCCCACTCACAAACTGAACACACTCAAATGGGCACCTGCGGATGTGGGGACGGTTGAAACATTGATAAATAAGACAATACGTTTAAACCAAGAAAAGTAA
- a CDS encoding bile acid:sodium symporter family protein — MLTRLNQILQKLMPLITPISVVLGVLCYQVLDSFLFLVPWIFAFMTFSGSLNSSFSNLKKVLKHPLSLVVTLMILHVFMPLIANYIGKWIFPTQPYYVIGLILAFVIPTGITSLIWVSIYKGNVSWTLSIILVDTLLSPIMVPIILKWLVDSTVEMHIYELMKGLLWMIVFPSLLGMCVNQWLKKELTEKLSTTISPLAKLGVGAVVAINSAGVAPYIRNFNIELLLIALVVFTLAILAYGLGWLAGIGINQPRNTIISMIYNSGMRNISAGAVLAITYFPAPVAVPVIVGMLFQQVLASSIGMIIEKKTHHLERNQALPT, encoded by the coding sequence ATGCTTACTCGACTAAACCAAATTCTTCAAAAGCTTATGCCTTTGATCACCCCAATTAGTGTGGTATTAGGTGTATTATGTTATCAGGTGCTAGACTCTTTTCTTTTTTTAGTACCGTGGATTTTTGCTTTCATGACATTTTCAGGAAGTTTAAACTCTAGCTTTTCTAATTTAAAAAAAGTATTAAAGCATCCTCTTTCCCTTGTCGTCACACTCATGATTCTTCATGTATTTATGCCGCTTATCGCCAATTACATTGGGAAATGGATTTTTCCTACCCAACCTTATTACGTCATTGGCCTTATATTAGCGTTTGTGATTCCTACAGGAATTACAAGTTTAATATGGGTATCCATTTACAAAGGAAATGTGTCTTGGACATTATCGATTATTTTAGTAGATACCCTTTTGTCCCCTATTATGGTGCCCATTATTTTAAAATGGCTTGTTGATTCCACAGTTGAAATGCATATCTATGAGCTTATGAAAGGGCTACTTTGGATGATTGTCTTTCCGTCTCTTCTTGGGATGTGCGTTAATCAGTGGTTAAAAAAGGAGCTAACCGAAAAGCTCTCCACTACCATCTCTCCTCTTGCAAAGCTCGGAGTTGGAGCAGTCGTCGCCATTAACAGTGCTGGTGTTGCTCCATACATACGAAATTTCAATATCGAACTGCTATTGATTGCACTCGTAGTATTTACTTTAGCGATACTCGCATATGGACTCGGTTGGCTAGCAGGGATAGGAATCAATCAGCCAAGAAACACAATTATTTCGATGATATATAATAGCGGGATGCGAAACATTAGTGCCGGTGCAGTATTGGCCATCACCTATTTTCCTGCCCCAGTGGCTGTTCCTGTCATTGTCGGCATGCTTTTCCAACAAGTGTTAGCCTCTTCAATTGGCATGATTATTGAAAAGAAAACACATCATCTGGAAAGAAATCAAGCATTGCCTACGTAA
- a CDS encoding PadR family transcriptional regulator codes for MSSRSQLLKGVLEGCVLAVISKGEVYGYELSEKLKEFGLEDVSEGSIYPILLRLQKANLIQGEIRSSPSGPKRKYYTLTKNGQHALLQFINEWESLKKPVDSLLKKGE; via the coding sequence ATGTCCTCAAGAAGCCAACTGCTAAAAGGTGTGTTAGAAGGTTGTGTATTGGCCGTTATTTCAAAAGGTGAAGTCTACGGATATGAATTATCTGAAAAACTGAAAGAATTTGGTTTAGAAGATGTAAGTGAAGGGTCTATTTATCCGATTTTACTTAGGTTACAAAAAGCCAACCTCATTCAAGGAGAAATACGAAGCTCTCCTAGTGGACCGAAGAGAAAGTATTACACTTTAACGAAAAACGGACAACATGCACTCCTCCAATTCATAAACGAATGGGAAAGTCTAAAAAAACCAGTTGATTCCCTTCTAAAGAAAGGAGAATGA
- a CDS encoding DUF1129 family protein gives MMMQARDLISLNNDKRKLLSEQNESYYSKMLIYIRFHLFLSEQQSEEILMELLDHLIEAQEKGKSAEEVFGHDPKAYCDELIQNLATEKRKNVLKFTTYLLLMIAGIHLLIEGLFEIATENFEQAVNSYYTGSVMASFVIGLISTALTVYFIFNWLKRSAFNEATSHVKDALFIFAVASFGMGGILLGGKLIPPFGPIFHMSNYVVLVIGIILLMIVFVINKMERITK, from the coding sequence ATGATGATGCAAGCAAGAGACCTTATTTCGCTAAACAATGATAAAAGGAAACTGCTTTCTGAACAAAATGAATCGTATTATTCTAAAATGCTCATTTACATTCGCTTTCACCTCTTTTTATCTGAACAACAGTCTGAAGAGATTTTAATGGAATTACTTGATCATTTAATTGAGGCACAAGAAAAAGGAAAATCTGCTGAAGAAGTGTTCGGCCATGACCCAAAAGCTTATTGCGATGAATTAATTCAAAACCTTGCAACTGAAAAAAGAAAAAATGTATTAAAGTTCACGACTTATTTATTGCTCATGATTGCGGGTATTCATTTGTTAATCGAGGGATTATTTGAAATCGCAACGGAAAACTTTGAACAGGCTGTCAATAGCTACTATACAGGTTCTGTCATGGCATCGTTTGTTATTGGTTTGATTAGCACTGCTCTCACGGTCTACTTTATTTTTAATTGGTTAAAGCGTTCTGCTTTTAATGAGGCGACTAGTCATGTAAAAGATGCTCTCTTCATATTTGCTGTCGCCTCTTTCGGTATGGGAGGAATTTTGTTAGGAGGAAAGCTCATTCCTCCATTTGGACCAATATTTCATATGAGTAATTACGTCGTTCTCGTGATTGGAATCATACTCTTAATGATTGTATTTGTGATAAACAAAATGGAACGGATAACAAAATAG
- a CDS encoding HD domain-containing protein: MDFNKLHRAIQFASIAHDGQYRKKSNIPYISHPFSAAMFLCHYFNETNFSAQQKEDMVIATVLHDVWEDTEVTLDQIEKNFGQNVANYVKAASEKDKSLHWEERKKQKIEALKTANLDIKLIICADKVHNLLSIVEDKRTEGEAVWSRFNRGKEDQEWYYRSIYQSLVFGLDEVPSLFRELKSLIDECFITE; this comes from the coding sequence TTGGATTTTAATAAACTTCATCGAGCCATACAGTTTGCTTCCATTGCTCATGATGGACAATATCGGAAGAAATCCAATATACCGTATATATCTCATCCTTTTTCGGCGGCAATGTTTCTATGCCACTATTTCAACGAAACAAACTTTTCAGCTCAACAAAAAGAAGATATGGTCATTGCAACCGTGCTACATGATGTTTGGGAAGATACAGAGGTAACACTCGATCAAATCGAAAAGAACTTTGGTCAGAATGTGGCCAATTATGTAAAAGCTGCATCTGAAAAAGACAAATCTCTTCATTGGGAAGAAAGGAAAAAACAAAAGATTGAAGCACTGAAAACGGCTAACCTTGATATTAAGTTGATAATATGCGCCGACAAAGTCCATAATTTACTTTCGATTGTGGAAGATAAGAGAACAGAGGGCGAAGCTGTGTGGTCTAGATTTAATCGAGGAAAAGAAGACCAAGAGTGGTATTATCGGTCCATCTATCAATCACTTGTATTTGGGTTAGATGAAGTTCCATCTCTGTTTCGTGAATTAAAAAGTTTGATTGATGAGTGCTTTATAACGGAGTAG
- a CDS encoding methyl-accepting chemotaxis protein: protein MVGNLRKIISDVNDASINVSANAEELFASSEESKKTSEHVSILAVGAEESANKQRTELQLIDTSFQEMADGLKQIGENSEVMLSLTEQSMAVTNNGLNHINKAENQMNNILKDFNETNDQISDLHEETKKIGHITAIINEISEQTNLLALNAAIEAARAGEVGKGFAIVADEVRRLAEKTKESSHKIDVMIDTIQKQTKQVLKCSQRGVETARIGIQYSNQANEAFNVINESVNVTTGKVEEVSAAIQEISAISIQMGDAVSTVTRLAEKSVDISHESSEASQEQLVTMEEISSAAQNLAHLAESLQKSIALFKI, encoded by the coding sequence ATGGTCGGAAACCTTCGGAAAATCATTTCAGATGTAAATGATGCTTCAATAAATGTCTCGGCAAACGCTGAAGAACTCTTCGCAAGCTCCGAAGAAAGTAAAAAAACGAGTGAGCATGTATCCATTTTAGCCGTAGGTGCTGAAGAGTCAGCTAATAAACAACGGACAGAGTTACAACTAATCGACACCTCATTTCAAGAGATGGCTGATGGCCTAAAGCAAATTGGTGAGAACTCCGAAGTAATGCTCTCATTAACAGAGCAATCCATGGCCGTAACGAATAATGGCTTGAACCACATAAACAAAGCAGAAAATCAGATGAATAATATCTTAAAAGATTTTAACGAAACAAATGATCAAATTTCTGACCTACATGAAGAAACGAAAAAGATTGGACACATAACAGCCATTATTAATGAAATTTCCGAACAAACGAATTTACTGGCATTAAACGCTGCGATTGAAGCTGCTCGTGCTGGTGAAGTCGGAAAAGGGTTTGCAATCGTCGCCGATGAAGTTCGCAGGCTAGCAGAAAAAACGAAAGAATCGTCACATAAAATCGACGTCATGATTGATACCATTCAAAAACAGACAAAGCAAGTTCTAAAATGCTCGCAACGTGGGGTTGAGACAGCTCGAATTGGTATCCAATATTCAAATCAAGCAAACGAAGCCTTTAACGTTATAAACGAATCAGTAAATGTGACAACTGGAAAAGTAGAAGAAGTATCTGCAGCAATCCAAGAAATCTCGGCCATATCCATTCAGATGGGAGACGCCGTTTCTACTGTCACTCGCCTAGCTGAAAAAAGTGTCGATATAAGTCATGAAAGCTCTGAAGCAAGCCAAGAGCAACTCGTCACGATGGAGGAAATTTCAAGTGCAGCTCAAAACTTGGCCCATTTAGCAGAGTCTCTTCAAAAATCCATTGCTCTGTTCAAAATATAG
- a CDS encoding GntR family transcriptional regulator, whose translation MSKKKSMEQMVYDSLKSAILNRKLPPGNQLVENTIAQKLNVSRTPIRNAIKKLEVEGLVTLIPNRGAFVIQPTIEEIIEAFEMRRELEKLGVRYGLKEVSPEDIHHLRTLNGRVKEAFEEQDINRYLDENKQFHLFLAKKGNNRYVSQFLEMIFNQINVYLLLYDAFNYSNIKGEDIYNEHEKIISFIAEKNEEKLMIYMDSQLNRILQEIKLDKMNYQALENIF comes from the coding sequence TTGAGTAAAAAGAAGTCGATGGAGCAAATGGTTTATGACTCCTTAAAGAGCGCAATATTAAACCGAAAACTGCCTCCAGGAAACCAACTGGTCGAAAACACCATTGCTCAAAAGTTAAACGTAAGTCGAACTCCTATTCGGAATGCGATTAAAAAGCTTGAAGTAGAAGGACTTGTTACGCTCATTCCAAACCGAGGTGCGTTCGTCATTCAACCTACAATCGAAGAAATTATTGAAGCGTTTGAAATGAGAAGAGAACTTGAAAAGCTTGGGGTACGCTACGGTCTTAAAGAAGTATCGCCGGAAGATATTCATCATTTACGAACGTTAAATGGACGTGTAAAAGAAGCATTTGAAGAACAAGATATTAACCGTTATTTAGATGAAAATAAACAATTCCACCTTTTCTTAGCGAAAAAAGGGAATAATCGTTACGTGTCACAATTTCTTGAAATGATCTTTAATCAAATTAATGTTTATTTATTGCTCTATGATGCCTTTAACTATTCGAACATTAAAGGAGAAGACATTTACAATGAGCATGAAAAAATCATTTCTTTCATTGCGGAAAAAAATGAAGAGAAGTTAATGATATACATGGATTCGCAATTAAATCGCATTTTACAAGAGATAAAATTAGACAAAATGAATTACCAAGCACTAGAAAATATCTTTTAG
- a CDS encoding YitT family protein, whose product MTSSIRSFILLNIGVILIASNIHFFLSPNQFATGGASGLSIVLHHFLPSLSLGLILGFVNILLFIVGFIFLGFQFGVKTIYSGMALSFVVWLLDVLVPIQEPLSQDALLQLIMGQTICAIGIVIICNQEASTGGTDLVAMILKKYFSIEIGKGILLCDFAIGIGAMFAFGVEKGLYALFGIVYIGLVIDYLMKQFNIKKEVVVISHKSEVIKEFIVEQLGRGATVHTAKGAFTNHQKEVITTVLTKNEYQQLKTFIRSHDDHAFITVRDMNEIIGTGFSGVPSTK is encoded by the coding sequence ATGACATCATCTATTCGATCATTCATTTTACTAAACATTGGAGTCATTCTTATCGCGAGCAACATCCATTTCTTTTTATCGCCGAATCAATTTGCAACAGGAGGGGCAAGTGGCCTCTCGATTGTATTACACCACTTTCTTCCTTCCCTATCACTAGGATTGATTCTAGGATTTGTTAATATTTTATTATTTATTGTTGGCTTTATCTTTTTAGGGTTTCAATTCGGAGTCAAAACAATCTACTCCGGAATGGCCTTATCCTTCGTCGTTTGGCTACTTGATGTTTTAGTTCCTATTCAGGAACCACTTAGCCAAGACGCATTGCTTCAACTTATAATGGGACAAACAATCTGCGCTATCGGTATTGTCATCATCTGTAATCAAGAAGCCTCTACTGGTGGTACAGATTTAGTCGCAATGATCTTAAAAAAATACTTTTCAATTGAAATTGGAAAAGGCATTTTACTTTGTGACTTTGCCATTGGAATTGGGGCGATGTTCGCATTCGGTGTGGAGAAAGGATTGTACGCACTTTTTGGAATTGTGTACATTGGTTTAGTCATCGATTACTTAATGAAGCAGTTCAATATTAAGAAGGAAGTTGTCGTCATTAGTCATAAAAGTGAAGTTATTAAAGAGTTTATTGTAGAACAACTAGGTCGAGGAGCAACGGTACATACAGCTAAAGGTGCCTTTACGAATCATCAAAAAGAGGTCATTACAACCGTTCTGACAAAAAACGAGTATCAACAATTAAAAACTTTTATTCGCTCCCATGACGATCACGCTTTTATAACAGTTCGTGATATGAATGAGATTATTGGAACTGGGTTCTCGGGGGTACCTTCTACTAAATAA